One segment of Neoarius graeffei isolate fNeoGra1 chromosome 20, fNeoGra1.pri, whole genome shotgun sequence DNA contains the following:
- the LOC132869063 gene encoding proline-rich protein 29-like — MEPSAQIQQDDFSHFQFIQQPTPQPVTLFQQLPSAMSPPAPLRPGHIKEDLVELMMMQNAQMHQVIMNNMTMSALSSFGYMQAPEHPGPPVRVEVDPEVYHHHYPCPSCVSYPVWVPMPLSPMQSHIPLQTIPSFQDPTYPPPNVHIEHRDRKAIPPTLPPSATGMAGPNIPPAAEYHEAERRQHRKEETELKQKQ, encoded by the exons ATGGAACCTTCAGCACAGATCCAGCAGGATGATTTCTCACACTTCCAGTTCATTCAACAACCG ACCCCTCAGCCTGTTACACTCTTCCAGCAGCTGCCCTCAGCAATGTCTCCACCTGCACCTTTACGGCCAGGACATATCAAGGAAG ACCTTGTAGAGCTGATGATGATGCAGAATGCTCAGATGCACCAGGTCATTATGAACAACATGACCATGTCTGCACTCAGTTCTTTCGGCTACATGCAAGCACCAGAG CATCCAGGTCCACCTGTAAGAGTTGAGGTTGATCCAGAGGTGTATCACCACCACTACCCCTGCCCCTCCTGTGTATCCTACCCTGTATGGGTTCCTATGCCTCTGTCACCGATGCAGTCTCACATCCCTCTTCAGACCATTCCAAGCTTTCAGGATCCTACATACCCTCCACCCAACGTCCACATAGAACACCGAGACAG GAAAGCTATTCCTCCTACACTACCACCCAGCGCAACAGGCATGGCTGGACCAAACATTCCTCCTGCTGcag agtatCATGAAGCAGAAAGAAGGCAGCACAGAAAAGAGGAGACAGAACTGAAGCAGAAACAATAA